GTCTTGGAGTATAGGGCTTTAGGTCATCTATCATGGTTATTTCACCTTCTAATGCTCTTTTTCTAGCATATGCACTTAGGTTTAGTCCTTCTTTTTTTGCTTTTCTGATAATAGTATTGTATTCTCTCTTGGTTACTCTTGTACTTATCCATCTTGTTTTATTTATGGTTATCACTCCTATGTTTTAGAGGGTATGGGATACTTCCCATCTGCCATTTTATTGGCAGAATTCATCTGTTTGTGGTACAAACAGGAAGCTTGCCATCAACTAGGGTTGATGTTATGATGCTATCTTCAGCTGTGTTGTTCAGTTATTGGCTGAACGATTTACGATGTAAGGATAATGGATATTGAAAAAGAATTATTAATCATTGATGATACCAATGGAGCGTTTTTATTTATTGAGAAACATATGTATGGTACTCTTTGCCCAGTTTTCTCCCGTTGCTTGTTCCATTGCTTTGGCTATTTGAGAGTAAGACATACCCCTTGCTTTGAATTCTGAGATAAGTCGTAGATTCTTTTCTGTTTTCCTTGATGGTCGTACAACTGGCTTTTGCATCGTGTTTTTTAGTGTTCTATACTCCCCTAATAGCTTGTTGTATCTCAGCAGTAGTTCGTTATACTCTTCTTGATTCTTCTCCAATAGTTCTTTGTATTTTTCAATATCCTCTTTATCTACTGTAGTTACACAGAGCTTGATGTTCTCATGTTTTAGCTGTGCTATCTGTTTATTCTTGGTTTTTATTCTTTCTTGCAGGATGGCTATATCTTCTTTTGCTTTATTAAGCTGTTCAGTATCATTTGAACCGAATATATTGAATGCCATTATCATCATGCCTCCCTTTTTTGAATGGTTTACATTTCCATATCCCATTCTTCTTCGTCATGTTTTTCAGTTATTTGTTCCTGTTGATAGGTATTGGTCATACCGAATCTTATGTTCATGCTTTCTTGGGCTAGGATATAATTAGCTTCATCTAGGCTATAATAGATGTCTAATGGTGATATCCCCATATCTGTATAGCCGTTGTAGAGGTTAAACCCTAGTCTTATTAATGCTTTTGAACTGGTACTAAAATCTACTTCACTGGCAGTTAGACATTCAGAGCTAATCATATGCTCGCTGAAGTCATAAATGGAGTGACGTTTTTGATATAGGTCATGATTACCTGATAGGATGTAGAATAGGACTTGTCGTTCTACATCTTTTGGATGCATACCATCCTCTGCTACTAGATGCATAAATCTTTGTTGGTGTTCCTCATTTTTGAATAACATTATTTACAGCTCCTCTCTAGACTATTTGAAAATAATTATTTTACCCTCCACTTTATAGGACAGTTCAGAAGGGTTTGTAAACCACTCCCTATATGACAACGTCAAAAAAACTAAGAGACCCTATGCTATCATAGAGTCCCTTAGTTTAGTGTGGAGTTTTTTCAGCCTTTTTGTAATTGCCATTTTTGATACTTCAAAGATATCCCCTATTTCTCGATGGGTATATTCTTCATAGTACTTATACGATATAAGTCTTTTTTCATCGGTATCAAGTGTAGCAATAGCACTTCGCAGATTTTCTAAGGTCAGGTTCTTTAAAGCAGTTTCTTCGGTATTATAGTTACCAGTTACATATCTGTCTAACATCGGTTCAAGTTCACCTTTACTAAGATGCCTACGATCAGAACGTCCCTGTGCTTCTATTCTCCGCCTATCTGCCTCAAGAAATTCTGCGACCTTCTTTGGCACTGAAATATCTCTCTTTTCGTAAGTTATGTTTACGTTCATTCTCTTCCCTTCTACTCATCGCAAAAGGGTACACACAATGTGTATCACCAGCTACTGTAGCCAATTTTACAGCGGAATAGCATGTCTCATTTATTTCTTTAAGTTGGATAAATGGTATGCTATCAGGGTTACATATTATATGTAATCCCTCTGGCTTAAGATTTTTTTATTTTTTTGAGGATTAGTGCTATATCCTCAGTTTTATTTTATCAGAATACACTTTAGTTGAATATGCTATTTACTCATAATTTTTACACTTACCAATTTTATTATTACTCCCACTTACTAATTCCACTTTCCCAGCCTTTTAAAAGTTCCTCTTCATTGAGAATTGCGTTAAACGGCTCTTTAATAAATAATATTAATTCATCAAGAACTAATTCAAAATCTAATTCTTTATCTAATGTATTCCTTGTAAAGGCATTCCACCTTGATAGAATTTCTTTATCTTTACTTAATGCTTTCACCTTATCAATTGTATCTCTTTCATATATTCTTCCGCGATTATTAAGGGTTTCATAAATAGCCTCCTGTAGCTTCCTACCATCATAATCATAATGATTAGCCAAGTAATAAATATCATAAAAATCTTTCATTCTACTATTAAACTGCATTCTATCTATTATTGCATCCCATTTCTCTGCAATTGTTGATTCAAGAGAATATGTAAATATCTCAGGTTTTGAAAACCCTTCTAGTTGAACATTTAACTGTCTTACTTCTGGTCTAGGAATAACTATATCTCCAATACCAAAATCTATATCAAAAGGAGTCTTTGTCTTATCTATTACGCCTATCATTTTAACTCTTTGTCCATGATATTTCTTATGCTCGGTTATAGGTTGTAAGCCTTTTATTTCGTAATTAACAAAATCATTTTCTGTATCACAACCAATTATATTCTGTATCATAATTAACATTTTCTGTTCGTCATTTGAATGGTTTCTAAGTAAAAAATCTATGTCCATAGTAGGTCTGCTCTCAAAATTGGTAAGCGTAAACAAAAATAGTCCCCCTTTTAGAATAAGGCTTTCTTTATATCTTGAATAGCTTACACGTCTAAGAAATTCTTCCTGACAAAATAGCTGCAACAACAATTGAAATGATATTCCTGACTTTCTT
This DNA window, taken from Maledivibacter sp., encodes the following:
- a CDS encoding DUF6075 family protein, with product MLFKNEEHQQRFMHLVAEDGMHPKDVERQVLFYILSGNHDLYQKRHSIYDFSEHMISSECLTASEVDFSTSSKALIRLGFNLYNGYTDMGISPLDIYYSLDEANYILAQESMNIRFGMTNTYQQEQITEKHDEEEWDMEM
- a CDS encoding sigma-70 family RNA polymerase sigma factor; this translates as MNVNITYEKRDISVPKKVAEFLEADRRRIEAQGRSDRRHLSKGELEPMLDRYVTGNYNTEETALKNLTLENLRSAIATLDTDEKRLISYKYYEEYTHREIGDIFEVSKMAITKRLKKLHTKLRDSMIA
- a CDS encoding nucleotidyl transferase AbiEii/AbiGii toxin family protein, producing MVRSKSVLQKLKNKSRKSGISFQLLLQLFCQEEFLRRVSYSRYKESLILKGGLFLFTLTNFESRPTMDIDFLLRNHSNDEQKMLIMIQNIIGCDTENDFVNYEIKGLQPITEHKKYHGQRVKMIGVIDKTKTPFDIDFGIGDIVIPRPEVRQLNVQLEGFSKPEIFTYSLESTIAEKWDAIIDRMQFNSRMKDFYDIYYLANHYDYDGRKLQEAIYETLNNRGRIYERDTIDKVKALSKDKEILSRWNAFTRNTLDKELDFELVLDELILFIKEPFNAILNEEELLKGWESGISKWE